The Geomonas ferrireducens DNA segment TAGAACATGCTGATAGTCGGCATTTTCCCTCCGGAACGCTACTGCTCACGGTACGTGAAAACGAAAAGAGCGTCAAGTTTACCACGCGGTCCGGCACAAAGCCGCAAAGCAAATCTTACATAAAGCGCAAAGCCATTTAACAGGGATGAACGGGATGCAGGGGATACAGGCAAAGCCTGTCTCACGCAAAGCCGCAAAGACGCGAAGAAAAAACAGGAATCGTTTTAAACCCAAGATCGTTTGATCTTTGCCTTTCTTTGCGCCTTAGCGTCTTTGCGTGACAAGAATCTCAGCCGTTTAGGCAGGTTTAAGCCTTATCCCTTTAATCCCCTTCATCCCTGTTAGTCGTTTTGCCTTCTTACTGTGCTTGCATCAAAACAGTCACGTCCCCTCCATTCAACAAACAAAACAAAGCCGTCGAGGGGGGCTGTTTAGCCGGATCTGGTGATGTTTTTGTTCTCTAATTATTAACAATTATGCTATCGGTTGCTGTGCTACTTTTGAAAGACATCTTCTGATGCTTCTGAAGGAATTCATAACCGCCTGTGTCTTGTTGAAAATGTGGTCAATAGTACCCTTTTATAAATGATAATAGTGTGATAAGTGGAAAGCGTAAACTTAGTTATCGCACACAAAATATTCCTAAAACTAGGCGGGTCATGTCGGTTCCTTTACAAGCACCTCTGAGGCAATATCAGCAACTCGCGACGGAAATAGATACAGCTGTGCAGTCGGCGCTGTCTAGCGGACGGTGGCTTTTTGGCACTAGTGTGGATCAGTTTGAGAAAAGCTTTGCGGCTTACTGTTGCGTCCCGTTTGTGATTACTGTCGCAAATGGCACCGATGCTCTAGAAATATCGCTCATAGCGGCGGGTGCAAAGGAGCGCGAAGTCATCACTGTAGCCAATGCCGGTGGGTACACGACAACCGCTTGCAGAATCATCGGTGCGATCCCGGTATATGTCGATATTGATCCAGAAACTCTCCTTATGTCTCCGCAGCATGCCCTTGCTGCCGTGACAAAGGACACTGCCGCACTGGTGGTGACACACCTTTACGGTCGCATGGCAGAGGTCGGAGCTTTCCGCGCAGGTCTTGCCGCCATGGGCCGAGAGGATGTCGTCATTATCGAAGATTGCGCTCAGGCACACGGCGCTTTATTGAACGGGAAGCGTGCCGGAAGCTGCGGAGATCTCGCCACCTTCAGCTTCTATCCTACAAAAAACCTGGGGGCCATGGGAGATGGGGGGGCGATAGCGTGTCACGCCCCTGATATCGCGGCCAAGATCAGGGCGCTCAGTCAGTACGGCTGGTCCCAGCGCTACTGCAGCACTGTTCCTCATGGCAGAAACAGCCGTATGGACGAAATACAAGCTGCGATCCTTCTGTCCAAGCTCCCCCACCTGGATAACTGGAACGAGAGGCGCCGCCGAATCGTTCACCGATACCGAGCTGCCGCTTCAGCGGCATTCAATTCCTGGTACACCGATTCCCCTGCCTTCGTAGCCCATCTCGCCGTCTGTCGCCATCGGCAGAGAGACCATGTCCGGGCTCTTTTTTCCGAGGCCGGCGTTGCGACGGATGTTCACTACCCGACCCTCGATTGTGACCAGCCCAGCCAGCAAGGCTTGCCGATGGTAGTTCACGACCTGCACGAAAGTCGCGCGGCATCCCGCGAGATTTTCACCTTGCCCTGTTTTCCCGAGATGACTGAAGACGAAATATCCCTTGTGGTCAGCGCATTGCAAGCCCACCGGTAATCGAGGAAACTGCATGAGCCAAGAAAGCGCTTCCACTCCTGACTACTCCCTCATCATCCCGGTCTATAAAAATGAAGAAAACATCGATGACCTGTTGGTCGCTCTCACGCGCTTGCACGATGCGGTCGGCCGGGAGATGGAAGTAGTCTTTGTCGTGGATGGCTCGCCGGATCACTCCTATTCCCTGCTTTACAAGGCTCTTCCGCAGGCCGGTTTCCCCTCACAACTGGTCGCCCTCTCTCGAAACTACGGTTCGTTTGCCGCCATCCGGATAGGCCTTGAACGCGCATGCGGCAAATACTGCGCGGTAATGGCCGCCGATCTCCAAGAGCCACCAGAATTGATCACGTCCTTTTTTGCGGTGTTGGACGAAGACGAGGCCGATGTGGTCTTCGGGATGCGCACGGGGAGGGATGATGGCTTTATCTCCGGCCTATGTTCGGCGGCCTTCTGGGCTCTTTATCGAAAGCTGGTTTCTCCTGATATGCCTAAGGGGGGCGTCGACCTTTTCGGCTGCAACCAATTGGTAAGGAAAGCGATTTTGTCGATTTCCGAGCCGAACTCCTCGCTTGTCGCGCAGTTGTTCTGGGTGGGGTTCAGACGAAAGTTCATTCCTTATCGGCGGCTGCCTCGCGAAAAGGGTCAAAGCGCGTGGAAGTTTCGCTCCCGGTTCAAGTACATGCTTGATAGCATTTTTTCCTACTCGGAGCTTCCGGTTATCATCCTTTTGTGGACCGGTGGAATAGGACTTGCCGTCTCCTTCTTCTTCGGGATCACGACATTGCTGGCGCATCTTCTCGGTTACATCGAAGTTCCGGGTTACACGACCCTTATTTTGCTGCAGGTCTTTTTTGCCTCCTCTCTTTTGTTTACCCAAGGGATCATAGCCTCTTATCTGTGGCGGGCCTTCGAAAATACGAAAAAGCGACCGCTGGC contains these protein-coding regions:
- a CDS encoding DegT/DnrJ/EryC1/StrS family aminotransferase; the protein is MSVPLQAPLRQYQQLATEIDTAVQSALSSGRWLFGTSVDQFEKSFAAYCCVPFVITVANGTDALEISLIAAGAKEREVITVANAGGYTTTACRIIGAIPVYVDIDPETLLMSPQHALAAVTKDTAALVVTHLYGRMAEVGAFRAGLAAMGREDVVIIEDCAQAHGALLNGKRAGSCGDLATFSFYPTKNLGAMGDGGAIACHAPDIAAKIRALSQYGWSQRYCSTVPHGRNSRMDEIQAAILLSKLPHLDNWNERRRRIVHRYRAAASAAFNSWYTDSPAFVAHLAVCRHRQRDHVRALFSEAGVATDVHYPTLDCDQPSQQGLPMVVHDLHESRAASREIFTLPCFPEMTEDEISLVVSALQAHR
- a CDS encoding glycosyltransferase family 2 protein — its product is MSQESASTPDYSLIIPVYKNEENIDDLLVALTRLHDAVGREMEVVFVVDGSPDHSYSLLYKALPQAGFPSQLVALSRNYGSFAAIRIGLERACGKYCAVMAADLQEPPELITSFFAVLDEDEADVVFGMRTGRDDGFISGLCSAAFWALYRKLVSPDMPKGGVDLFGCNQLVRKAILSISEPNSSLVAQLFWVGFRRKFIPYRRLPREKGQSAWKFRSRFKYMLDSIFSYSELPVIILLWTGGIGLAVSFFFGITTLLAHLLGYIEVPGYTTLILLQVFFASSLLFTQGIIASYLWRAFENTKKRPLALVQNHTEFNRKD